A genomic window from Parvularcula sp. LCG005 includes:
- the mrdA gene encoding penicillin-binding protein 2, whose protein sequence is MKVEPFDTQRHMTFTRRAALASGGVFLLFGGIAGRLYDLQVRRYQEFAAKADDNRFKQRIVVPLRGEIVDRYGNTMASNRQNFRVLLVPEQTKSVTESIARLQAHIPLTEAQQERLLKEVRDKRNQPFVPIEVIDNLTWDQFVAVNFEATNLPGIVSDVGHTRYYPDGEVVAPIVGHVGSADTRDLANAEDQNEKLLYLQPGFKLGKLGLEYSHDTELRGEAGSQTVEVTAAGRVIEENENRGHAAEQGDALGLTIDADLQRAAHDILAADYEEYPEGTDEPYPVTASAVVMDVVTGDIIVMASTPAFDPNLFARRVEAQTLRELKESPTKPLLCKPLAGAYPPGSTFKLLTGVAAQENGIDADTRFYCGGSFRFGSHSHSCWKRSGHGSMNLSDAIKNSCDVYFYNVATRVDIDHIADVARRFGLGQTYDLGISGEVRGTVPDRDWKRAYYRTQPANQMWFPGETLSVAIGQGAVTSTPLQLAVMSARLATGQDVMPRIVRGVGKELQPTNAFGAVGIDAGHLDVIRAGMDRVVNEWGTAARSSLKPDWRMAGKTGTSQVRSLQINPKTGRPFGNEELPWHQRDHALFVAFAPFESPRYAISVVVEHGGSGSKSAGPRARDIMRAVLEKDPANTSRHPLWVPGAPRPRQQVASANLGG, encoded by the coding sequence ATGAAGGTCGAACCATTCGATACCCAGCGGCACATGACGTTCACGCGTCGGGCGGCGCTCGCCTCGGGCGGCGTCTTTCTGCTGTTTGGCGGGATCGCAGGTCGGCTCTACGACCTTCAGGTTCGGCGCTATCAGGAATTTGCGGCCAAGGCCGATGACAACCGGTTCAAGCAGCGTATCGTCGTGCCGCTGCGCGGTGAAATCGTCGATCGCTATGGCAATACCATGGCCAGCAACCGGCAGAACTTCCGTGTCCTGCTTGTTCCCGAACAGACCAAAAGCGTCACCGAATCCATTGCGCGGCTGCAGGCCCATATCCCGCTGACCGAAGCCCAGCAGGAACGCCTGCTCAAAGAGGTGCGGGACAAACGGAACCAGCCGTTCGTGCCGATCGAAGTGATCGACAATCTCACATGGGACCAGTTTGTCGCCGTCAATTTTGAGGCGACCAACCTGCCGGGCATCGTGTCCGACGTCGGGCACACACGCTATTACCCCGATGGCGAAGTTGTCGCCCCGATTGTGGGGCATGTGGGATCTGCGGATACTCGCGACCTGGCCAATGCCGAGGATCAGAATGAGAAGCTTCTCTATCTGCAGCCCGGGTTCAAGCTTGGCAAACTCGGCCTTGAATATTCTCACGATACGGAGCTTCGCGGTGAAGCTGGCTCCCAGACGGTGGAGGTTACCGCCGCCGGCCGGGTGATCGAGGAAAACGAGAACCGTGGCCATGCCGCAGAGCAGGGCGATGCCCTTGGCCTGACGATCGATGCCGATCTGCAGCGGGCGGCGCACGATATTCTGGCGGCCGACTACGAGGAGTATCCTGAAGGCACGGACGAGCCTTATCCCGTCACCGCTTCAGCCGTCGTGATGGATGTGGTCACGGGCGATATCATCGTCATGGCCTCAACGCCGGCCTTCGATCCCAATCTGTTCGCGCGGCGGGTCGAGGCTCAGACGCTTCGTGAGCTGAAGGAATCACCGACCAAGCCGCTCCTGTGCAAACCGCTGGCCGGTGCTTATCCGCCGGGCTCGACGTTCAAGTTGCTGACCGGTGTGGCGGCGCAGGAAAACGGAATAGACGCTGACACCCGGTTCTACTGCGGCGGCAGTTTCCGCTTTGGCTCGCACAGCCACAGCTGCTGGAAACGCAGCGGCCATGGCAGCATGAACCTGTCCGACGCGATCAAGAATTCCTGCGACGTGTATTTCTACAATGTCGCGACACGCGTCGATATTGATCACATTGCTGATGTGGCGCGGCGCTTCGGGCTCGGCCAGACATACGATCTTGGCATTTCCGGCGAGGTCCGTGGTACCGTGCCCGACCGAGACTGGAAGCGCGCCTACTATCGCACCCAGCCTGCAAACCAGATGTGGTTTCCGGGTGAGACCCTGTCCGTCGCGATCGGGCAGGGGGCTGTCACCTCGACACCGTTGCAGCTGGCCGTCATGTCCGCCCGCCTGGCCACGGGGCAAGATGTCATGCCGCGGATCGTCCGCGGCGTCGGTAAGGAATTGCAGCCCACGAACGCCTTTGGCGCTGTCGGGATCGACGCCGGGCATCTCGATGTCATCCGTGCGGGTATGGACCGGGTTGTGAACGAGTGGGGCACGGCCGCGCGGTCCAGCCTTAAGCCCGACTGGCGCATGGCCGGCAAGACCGGCACATCACAGGTGCGCAGCCTGCAGATCAATCCAAAGACAGGCCGACCCTTCGGCAATGAAGAGCTGCCCTGGCATCAGCGCGATCACGCGCTCTTCGTGGCCTTCGCGCCGTTTGAATCGCCCCGCTACGCAATTTCGGTTGTCGTCGAACACGGCGGGTCGGGGTCCAAATCTGCCGGTCCGCGGGCACGAGACATCATGCGCGCTGTTCTTGAAAAAGACCCTGCCAATACATCGCGCCATCCGCTGTGGGTGCCCGGTGCCCCGCGCCCGCGGCAACAGGTGGCCAGCGCCAATCTTGGGGGCTGA
- the rodA gene encoding rod shape-determining protein RodA — translation MSTIMLSDQNIGVRGRFMRIHVLLIALLCALAGVGVMTLYSVAQGSWDPYATKHLVRFVVALCVLLAVAVTPLKFWLSAAYPVYFLSLGLLFLVPIIGDINMGARRWISMGGFQLQPSEIMKVALVMALARYYHGLEFKKVSTVLGLIPPMAMIGIPVGLVFIQPDLGTAILLALSGLFIVLLAGVSWRWVILGIFAALAVIVFGIQTGLLEAYQIKRVTAFLDPTWDPLGANFHPNQSKIAIGSGGVEGKGYMAGTQSQLGFLPEKHTDFIFTIFGEEFGLIGALGLLTLYFVTFSVGMRIALAAKSHFGRLLAMGVSLTLVMYVLINTGMVMGLAPVVGVPLPLVSYGGTVMLSMMIGFGFVMSVWIHRHQDTLRTPGWR, via the coding sequence ATGTCCACGATCATGCTCTCGGACCAGAATATCGGCGTTCGCGGCCGGTTCATGCGCATACATGTGTTGCTGATCGCGCTCCTTTGCGCGCTCGCCGGTGTCGGTGTGATGACCCTTTATTCGGTGGCGCAGGGCTCCTGGGATCCCTATGCCACCAAGCATCTCGTCCGCTTTGTTGTCGCCCTGTGCGTCCTGCTCGCCGTCGCTGTGACGCCGCTCAAATTCTGGCTGTCAGCGGCCTATCCTGTCTATTTCCTGTCACTGGGTCTTCTGTTCCTTGTGCCGATCATCGGCGACATAAACATGGGCGCCCGGCGCTGGATCTCGATGGGCGGGTTCCAGCTGCAGCCATCGGAGATCATGAAGGTCGCGCTCGTCATGGCGTTGGCGCGCTACTACCACGGGCTGGAATTCAAGAAGGTGTCGACGGTGCTGGGCCTCATCCCGCCCATGGCCATGATCGGTATTCCAGTGGGCCTTGTCTTCATCCAGCCTGATCTGGGGACGGCGATTTTGCTGGCCCTGTCGGGGCTGTTCATTGTTCTGCTGGCAGGCGTGTCCTGGCGCTGGGTCATTCTGGGGATATTCGCGGCCCTGGCGGTCATCGTCTTCGGTATCCAGACGGGGCTGCTCGAAGCCTACCAGATCAAGCGGGTGACGGCGTTTCTGGATCCGACCTGGGATCCGCTCGGCGCGAACTTCCACCCCAACCAGTCCAAGATCGCGATCGGCTCGGGCGGGGTCGAGGGCAAAGGCTATATGGCCGGCACCCAGAGCCAGCTGGGTTTCCTGCCGGAAAAACACACGGACTTCATCTTCACCATCTTCGGCGAGGAGTTTGGCCTGATCGGCGCGCTGGGGCTTCTGACCCTCTATTTTGTGACTTTCAGTGTCGGGATGCGGATTGCCCTTGCCGCCAAGAGCCATTTCGGCCGGCTTCTGGCGATGGGCGTGTCCCTGACGCTCGTCATGTATGTGCTGATCAACACCGGCATGGTCATGGGCCTCGCGCCCGTCGTCGGTGTGCCGCTGCCGCTAGTCTCCTATGGGGGGACAGTGATGCTGTCGATGATGATCGGCTTTGGTTTTGTGATGTCCGTGTGGATCCACCGGCATCAGGATACGTTGCGGACGCCCGGCTGGCGCTAG
- the mreC gene encoding rod shape-determining protein MreC encodes MTVLGEIRRGGLGRKEPRRIGLVFFLALSFFMVVFSLYGAQASVFEKAREGVLDFFEPVLSVVGAPVRWVNDQVGDVQDYFRLHAENKRLQEENAELRIWMEEALSLRRQISYYETILETKLPEPATFVDAKVIGENAGPYDHALILSAGRRDGVKTGSAVVDDGGLLGHVVTAGDGAARVLLLTDYNSRVPVFIEDRAVEALLAGRSTGRPTLEYFADSVGEPLTPGLRVITSGAGGRLPRGIAVGEIAAVNDGRVTVSLYANYRTPDLVRVIDYQFPQDVEAPVETAEGDEGSIDG; translated from the coding sequence ATGACCGTTCTTGGTGAAATCCGGCGGGGCGGCCTGGGCAGAAAAGAGCCAAGACGAATTGGCCTCGTATTCTTCCTCGCATTGTCCTTTTTCATGGTTGTTTTCAGCCTGTACGGCGCGCAGGCGTCCGTGTTTGAAAAGGCGCGCGAAGGCGTGCTCGATTTCTTTGAGCCCGTCCTTTCGGTCGTTGGCGCGCCGGTCCGCTGGGTCAACGATCAGGTCGGCGACGTGCAGGACTATTTCCGGCTGCATGCGGAAAATAAGCGCCTGCAGGAAGAGAACGCCGAACTCAGGATCTGGATGGAAGAGGCGCTGTCGCTTCGTCGGCAGATTTCCTATTACGAGACCATTCTCGAGACCAAACTGCCAGAGCCGGCCACCTTTGTTGACGCCAAGGTGATCGGCGAGAATGCCGGTCCGTACGACCACGCCCTTATCCTCAGTGCCGGTCGCCGCGATGGCGTCAAGACGGGCAGTGCCGTCGTCGATGATGGCGGTCTTCTGGGCCATGTGGTCACCGCCGGTGACGGCGCGGCGCGGGTTCTTCTGTTGACGGACTATAACAGTCGCGTGCCGGTCTTTATTGAAGATCGTGCTGTTGAAGCCCTCCTTGCTGGACGCTCGACCGGGCGCCCGACGCTGGAATATTTTGCCGACTCCGTGGGCGAGCCCCTGACTCCAGGTCTCCGCGTCATCACGTCGGGCGCGGGCGGACGTCTGCCGCGCGGCATCGCGGTGGGTGAGATTGCTGCCGTCAATGACGGGCGCGTCACCGTTTCGCTTTATGCCAATTACCGGACGCCCGACCTCGTCCGTGTCATCGACTATCAGTTCCCGCAGGACGTCGAAGCGCCGGTGGAGACCGCCGAAGGCGATGAAGGCAGCATCGATGGATAG
- the mreD gene encoding rod shape-determining protein MreD encodes MDRMLRVRRVLATSAPAVAMLAGIVLLVVPIRLGQGYIPTPLLPLIIVFLYSVYDPDALPAPVVFVLGLLHDLLYGGGFGVWASIYLSMKYLVHTQREYLNGRVRRVIWLAFAVASVTVGIVLWLEQSLLAGRWVALWPLVYQFFITIAVYPLASRTFFYLRRRAAGEFEAYS; translated from the coding sequence ATGGATAGAATGCTGCGCGTGCGACGGGTCCTTGCGACATCGGCGCCGGCCGTTGCCATGCTGGCAGGGATTGTCCTGCTGGTCGTGCCGATCCGTCTGGGGCAGGGCTATATTCCCACGCCGCTGCTCCCGCTCATCATCGTTTTTCTCTATTCGGTCTATGATCCTGATGCACTGCCTGCGCCGGTCGTCTTCGTCCTCGGACTGTTGCATGACCTTTTATATGGCGGCGGCTTTGGCGTCTGGGCCTCGATCTACCTGTCCATGAAGTATCTGGTGCATACGCAACGGGAATATCTGAACGGTCGTGTGCGCCGGGTCATATGGCTCGCTTTTGCCGTCGCATCTGTGACTGTGGGCATTGTCCTGTGGCTGGAACAGTCGCTGCTGGCCGGTCGGTGGGTCGCCCTGTGGCCGCTAGTCTACCAATTCTTCATAACAATTGCCGTTTATCCTCTGGCATCAAGGACATTCTTCTATCTTCGTCGCCGGGCAGCGGGCGAGTTTGAGGCATATTCATGA